A section of the Dermacoccus nishinomiyaensis genome encodes:
- a CDS encoding ABC transporter ATP-binding protein, with product MSMGAGWQMMRSMSRDSSVKDQRLAPGTVRRVAGYARGYRRTIAAFLVLVVLDAVMVVASPLLLKHIIDDGVVPRHRDVVVWLSLAVALVAVLSAGVTITQRWLSARLGEGLIFDLRADVFRHVLAQPIAFFTRAQTGALVTRINSDVVGAQQAFTTTLSTVVSNAVSLVVLLVAMTSLSWQLTLAALVLVPLFLLPTRFLGRRLAGLTREQMTLNAELGARMTERFNVAGALLVKLFGRPDEESAQYDARAARVRDIGVSIAAQRSMFLVALTLMASLATALVYGLGGVLAVDGAMTVGTLLALAALLGRLYAPLTALSNVRVDVMAAMVSFERVFEVLDLEPLVRESPSARALPDGPLGVRFDDVTFAYPDADVVSLESLEANVTGDRRGGEDVLRGIDLDVPAGALVALVGPSGAGKTTLTNLVPRLFDPTSGAVRVGGLDLREASLASVRDRIGVVTQEAHMFHDTVRANLLYARPDSTDDDLESALRAAHVWSLVERLPLGLDTVVGDRGHRLSGGEKQRLAIARLLLKAPDVVILDEATAHLDSESEAAVQAALANALVGRTSFVIAHRLSTVRDADVIVVLEAGRVVQTGTHRELLATGGLYAQLHATQFKED from the coding sequence ATGTCCATGGGCGCCGGCTGGCAGATGATGCGCTCGATGTCACGCGACTCGAGCGTCAAGGATCAGCGTCTCGCCCCCGGCACGGTGCGCCGCGTGGCGGGCTACGCCCGCGGTTATCGCCGCACGATCGCGGCGTTCCTCGTCCTCGTCGTGCTCGACGCCGTCATGGTCGTCGCGTCACCGCTGCTGCTCAAGCACATCATCGACGACGGTGTCGTGCCGCGACATCGCGACGTCGTCGTGTGGCTCTCACTCGCCGTCGCGCTCGTCGCCGTGCTCAGCGCGGGCGTCACGATCACGCAGCGCTGGCTGTCAGCGCGCCTCGGCGAGGGTCTCATCTTCGACCTGCGCGCCGACGTGTTCCGCCACGTGCTCGCCCAACCCATCGCGTTCTTCACGCGGGCGCAGACGGGTGCCCTCGTCACGCGCATCAACTCTGACGTCGTCGGTGCGCAGCAGGCGTTCACGACGACGTTGTCGACGGTCGTCAGCAATGCCGTGAGCCTCGTCGTGCTGCTCGTCGCGATGACGTCCTTGTCATGGCAGCTGACGCTGGCCGCCCTTGTCCTCGTGCCGTTGTTCCTGCTGCCGACGCGCTTCCTCGGCCGCCGTCTGGCCGGTCTGACGCGCGAGCAGATGACGTTGAACGCCGAACTCGGCGCGCGGATGACGGAGCGGTTCAACGTCGCGGGTGCGCTGCTCGTCAAGCTCTTCGGGCGCCCGGACGAGGAATCGGCGCAGTACGACGCCCGCGCCGCACGCGTGCGCGACATCGGTGTCTCGATCGCCGCGCAGCGCAGCATGTTCCTCGTCGCGCTCACCCTCATGGCCTCCCTCGCGACCGCGCTCGTCTACGGCCTCGGCGGGGTGCTCGCGGTCGACGGCGCGATGACGGTCGGCACCCTGCTCGCGCTCGCAGCGCTGCTCGGGCGCCTCTACGCACCACTGACGGCGCTGTCGAACGTCCGCGTCGACGTCATGGCCGCGATGGTCTCGTTCGAGCGCGTATTCGAGGTGCTCGATCTCGAACCGCTCGTGCGCGAATCACCCTCCGCCCGGGCGCTTCCTGACGGGCCACTGGGCGTGAGGTTCGACGACGTCACCTTCGCCTACCCGGACGCCGACGTCGTCTCGCTCGAATCCCTCGAGGCGAACGTGACGGGGGACAGACGCGGGGGAGAGGACGTGCTGCGCGGCATCGACCTCGACGTGCCCGCCGGGGCGCTCGTCGCGCTCGTCGGGCCCAGTGGCGCAGGCAAGACGACGCTGACGAACCTCGTGCCGCGTCTGTTCGACCCCACGTCCGGTGCCGTGCGCGTCGGCGGGCTCGACCTGCGCGAGGCGAGCCTCGCCTCCGTCCGCGACCGCATCGGCGTCGTGACGCAGGAGGCGCACATGTTCCACGACACCGTGCGCGCCAACCTCCTCTACGCCCGTCCCGACAGCACCGACGACGACCTGGAAAGCGCCCTCCGTGCCGCGCACGTGTGGAGCCTCGTCGAGCGGCTGCCGCTCGGGCTCGACACGGTCGTCGGCGATCGTGGACACCGCCTCTCCGGCGGGGAGAAGCAGCGCCTCGCCATCGCACGGCTGCTGCTCAAGGCGCCCGACGTCGTCATCCTCGACGAGGCGACCGCGCACCTCGACAGCGAGTCAGAAGCCGCGGTGCAGGCGGCACTCGCGAACGCGCTCGTCGGGCGGACGTCGTTCGTCATCGCCCACCGCCTCTCGACGGTGCGCGACGCGGACGTCATCGTGGTCCTCGAGGCCGGCCGCGTCGTGCAGACCGGCACGCACCGGGAGCTGCTCGCCACCGGTGGGCTCTACGCCCAGCTGCACGCGACCCAGTTCAAGGAGGACTGA
- a CDS encoding SDR family oxidoreductase, with protein sequence MDCGLNGRSYVVTGASSGLGFASAQALAADGADLVIASRDQERIDDAAARLDSPAGVRAVVADLADESAAQRLVATAQEAYGRLDGAVISVGGPPAGRLEDTSEQQWRDAFESVFLGGLRMARAVLDTPFDPASGMAVTLVLSSSVKSPIPGLAISNGLRPGLAMAAKTLADEYGPRGGRVNVLLPGRIDTDRVKSLDAGTGDAEASKAKAEAGIPLGRYGTPEEFGRVAAFVTSPAASYLTGIAIPVDGGALRTL encoded by the coding sequence ATGGATTGTGGACTGAACGGCCGTAGCTACGTCGTCACCGGTGCCTCGTCGGGCCTGGGCTTCGCGAGCGCGCAGGCGCTGGCCGCTGACGGTGCCGACCTCGTCATCGCCTCTCGCGATCAGGAGCGCATCGACGACGCCGCCGCGCGGCTCGACTCGCCCGCGGGGGTGCGCGCCGTCGTCGCCGACCTCGCGGACGAGTCTGCTGCGCAGCGACTCGTCGCCACGGCGCAGGAAGCCTACGGACGCCTCGACGGCGCCGTCATCTCCGTCGGCGGCCCGCCCGCCGGCCGCCTCGAGGACACGAGCGAACAGCAGTGGCGTGACGCGTTCGAGAGCGTCTTCCTCGGTGGGCTGCGCATGGCCCGCGCCGTGCTCGACACGCCCTTCGACCCCGCCTCGGGCATGGCGGTGACGCTCGTGCTGTCGTCGTCAGTGAAGTCGCCCATCCCGGGCCTCGCCATCTCCAACGGGCTGCGTCCAGGCCTCGCGATGGCGGCCAAGACCCTCGCCGACGAGTACGGCCCGCGCGGCGGGCGCGTCAACGTCCTGCTGCCGGGGCGCATCGACACCGACCGCGTCAAGAGCCTCGACGCCGGTACGGGAGATGCGGAGGCGTCGAAGGCGAAGGCCGAGGCGGGCATCCCACTGGGGCGTTACGGCACGCCGGAGGAGTTCGGCCGCGTCGCCGCGTTCGTCACGAGCCCGGCCGCGTCCTACCTCACGGGCATCGCGATCCCCGTCGACGGCGGGGCGCTGCGCACGCTCTGA
- a CDS encoding SURF1 family cytochrome oxidase biogenesis protein: MLRLLTTRRWLTWLLVATLWATLCVIAGFWQWGRWEDKSTVQNRIDANYDATPTPMSRELSTSRPPAKSDEWKQVTGRGHYVGEPLLVRNRPGPGGDFGYETLGVFEVDGMKVVVDRGWVANGETAARPASIPQAPTGEVTLTGWVRPSEKSLGRAEVNGQVSSISVADVERATGATLAQGYVRMRSEKLADGSTPPRPAALDRPSQGSAAGINLSYALQWWLGAIAGYAFVLLRARREYLDSLELADEAPVAHDTEAGGDSASATGFTETGSTTPARPTKKPAKKPRPRKQRIWDEEDA; encoded by the coding sequence GTGCTGAGACTTCTCACGACCCGACGTTGGCTGACCTGGCTCCTCGTGGCCACGTTGTGGGCGACGTTGTGCGTCATTGCCGGGTTCTGGCAGTGGGGGCGCTGGGAGGACAAGAGCACGGTCCAGAACCGCATCGACGCCAACTATGACGCGACCCCCACCCCGATGAGCCGCGAGCTGAGCACCTCGCGGCCGCCGGCGAAGTCGGACGAGTGGAAGCAGGTCACCGGGCGCGGCCACTACGTCGGCGAACCACTCTTGGTGCGCAACCGCCCCGGCCCCGGCGGCGATTTCGGCTACGAGACGCTCGGCGTGTTCGAGGTCGACGGGATGAAGGTCGTCGTCGACCGCGGGTGGGTCGCGAACGGCGAGACCGCGGCGCGCCCCGCGTCGATCCCGCAGGCACCGACGGGCGAGGTGACGCTGACGGGCTGGGTCCGCCCGAGCGAGAAATCGTTGGGCCGCGCCGAGGTGAACGGTCAGGTCTCGTCGATCTCCGTCGCTGACGTGGAGCGTGCCACCGGCGCGACGCTCGCGCAGGGGTACGTCCGAATGCGTTCGGAGAAGCTGGCCGACGGCTCGACACCGCCGCGGCCCGCCGCGCTCGACCGGCCGTCGCAGGGTTCCGCGGCCGGCATCAACCTCAGCTACGCGCTGCAGTGGTGGCTCGGTGCGATCGCCGGGTATGCCTTCGTCCTGCTGCGTGCACGCCGTGAGTACCTGGACTCGCTGGAGTTGGCGGACGAGGCACCGGTGGCGCATGACACCGAGGCAGGCGGTGACAGCGCCTCGGCGACAGGTTTCACAGAGACCGGATCCACGACACCCGCCCGCCCGACGAAGAAGCCCGCGAAGAAACCCCGCCCGCGCAAGCAGCGCATCTGGGACGAGGAGGACGCCTGA
- a CDS encoding DUF3099 domain-containing protein, which yields MADQGQRRLSATSLPESAQDDQRRRIRGYLISMGIRTVCFIAAVLTWSPLRPLSLVFFALAAILPYVAVVFANATGKRRIDTMGAVTPPPVPHKEIHGSAREPR from the coding sequence ATGGCGGATCAGGGGCAGCGACGGCTCTCGGCCACGAGCCTGCCCGAATCGGCGCAGGACGATCAGCGCCGCCGCATTCGCGGCTATCTCATCTCGATGGGCATCAGGACGGTGTGCTTCATCGCCGCCGTCCTCACCTGGTCACCCCTTCGCCCTCTCAGCCTCGTGTTCTTCGCCCTCGCCGCGATCCTGCCGTACGTCGCCGTCGTCTTCGCGAACGCGACGGGCAAGCGTCGCATCGACACGATGGGCGCCGTCACACCACCACCGGTGCCACACAAGGAGATCCATGGATCTGCGCGCGAACCTCGCTGA
- the fabG gene encoding 3-oxoacyl-ACP reductase FabG — protein MPTSPETTSAPSRRRTVLVTGGNRGIGLAIARRFQAQGDAVVIMSRSGEDVEGIPAVTGDVSNSESVDAAFAKAAQIAGGPIEVVVANAGITDDGLLMRMSDDSFENVVDTNLAGAFRCARAASTGMIRRKGGRIIFVSSVVGLFGSAGQTNYSASKAGLVGLARSIARELGGRGITANVVAPGFIETDMTAALPDERQAAYKATIPAGRFAQPDEVAAAVAFLASDDSAYINGAVIPVDGGLGMGH, from the coding sequence ATGCCCACCTCGCCCGAGACCACCAGCGCCCCGTCGCGCCGCCGCACCGTCCTCGTCACCGGGGGCAACCGCGGCATCGGGCTCGCCATCGCGCGACGCTTCCAGGCGCAGGGGGACGCCGTCGTCATCATGTCGCGCTCCGGTGAAGACGTCGAGGGCATCCCGGCCGTCACGGGTGACGTGTCGAACTCCGAATCGGTCGACGCGGCGTTCGCGAAGGCCGCGCAGATCGCCGGCGGGCCGATCGAGGTCGTCGTCGCCAACGCCGGTATCACCGACGACGGCCTGCTCATGCGCATGAGCGACGACTCCTTCGAGAACGTCGTCGACACCAACCTCGCCGGCGCCTTCCGCTGCGCTCGTGCGGCGTCGACGGGCATGATCCGGCGCAAGGGCGGGCGCATCATCTTCGTCTCCAGCGTCGTCGGCCTGTTCGGCTCCGCGGGCCAGACCAACTACAGCGCGTCGAAAGCCGGGCTCGTCGGCCTCGCCCGCTCCATCGCGCGTGAGCTCGGCGGGCGCGGCATCACCGCGAACGTCGTCGCGCCCGGCTTCATCGAGACCGACATGACGGCCGCACTGCCCGACGAGCGTCAGGCGGCGTACAAGGCGACGATCCCGGCGGGTCGGTTCGCGCAGCCCGACGAGGTCGCCGCGGCCGTCGCGTTCCTCGCCTCCGACGACTCGGCCTACATCAACGGCGCCGTGATCCCCGTCGACGGTGGCCTCGGCATGGGTCACTGA
- the fabI gene encoding enoyl-ACP reductase FabI: MGLLEGKTLLITGVLMDSSIAFHVARIAQEEGAHVVLTSFGRTMKITQTISRRLPQPVEVVELDVTNTEHLDTLAERLRPLVGELDGVLHSVGFAPQGAFDFMSATWEDVSTALHASAYSLKALAAACEPLMSPGGAIVGLTFDAKFAWPVYDWMGVAKAAFESTNRYLARDLGPKGLRSNLVAAGPIRTTAAKSIPGFEQFEQTWDERAPLGWNVGDPVPAARACAALLSDWFPATTGEIVHVDGGVHAMGQ; encoded by the coding sequence ATGGGTCTGCTCGAAGGCAAGACGCTCCTCATCACCGGTGTCCTCATGGACTCCTCGATCGCGTTCCACGTCGCGCGCATCGCGCAGGAGGAGGGCGCGCACGTCGTCCTCACGAGCTTCGGGCGCACGATGAAGATCACCCAGACGATCAGTCGGCGCCTGCCGCAACCCGTCGAGGTCGTCGAACTCGACGTGACGAACACCGAGCACCTCGACACGCTCGCCGAGCGTCTGCGCCCCCTCGTCGGCGAACTCGACGGCGTGCTGCACTCGGTCGGCTTCGCGCCCCAGGGCGCGTTCGACTTCATGAGCGCGACGTGGGAGGACGTCTCGACGGCGCTGCACGCGTCCGCGTACTCGCTCAAGGCCCTGGCCGCCGCCTGCGAACCCCTCATGTCGCCGGGGGGCGCGATCGTCGGGCTGACGTTCGACGCGAAGTTCGCCTGGCCCGTCTACGACTGGATGGGCGTCGCCAAGGCGGCGTTCGAGTCGACCAACCGCTACCTCGCGCGCGACCTCGGCCCCAAGGGGCTGCGCAGCAACCTCGTCGCTGCCGGCCCGATCCGTACGACCGCCGCGAAGTCCATCCCGGGCTTCGAGCAGTTCGAGCAGACCTGGGACGAGCGCGCGCCGCTCGGGTGGAACGTCGGCGACCCGGTGCCCGCCGCGCGCGCCTGCGCGGCGCTACTGTCCGACTGGTTCCCGGCGACCACCGGCGAGATCGTCCACGTCGACGGCGGCGTGCACGCGATGGGGCAGTAG
- a CDS encoding Mur ligase family protein, protein MTPEPAHARVELLGNRVLDGPNLYFTRQAIKTTLDLGAWCAAPEETVSAAFRALDSRRPKIGEPGGPVRDRCVMRLAEVVTRQIAQLSGTGRLGVRVRHGEEPGEYVVAFPWNRRERGRALGRAIARALDDLLDTERANGACVRAAADVRDAEQGPRETLPRPRVPVISITGTNGKTTTTRLVAHIAMTAGRTTAWSSTDGVLVMGEHIEHGDYSGPAGAQAVLATPGLEVAVLETARGGLLNRGMGVPYNDVSVVTNVTSDHLGSGGINTVDQLAEVKAIITKVTRPSGWCVLNGDDPRVWAMRVGTPAQLVAFTLDPNAPCIREVRAARGKAFTVIDGFIACIEDGGIDMLVSLDDVPMTLAGLSRHNVANALAGAAGALALGLPRSAVVQGLKTFAPDATLNPGRMNVYSLPLGADQQASVIVDMAHNEGGLEALLDVGRGLVAPGSRLLLGLGTGGDRSDEILVALGELAGRGADVVHVVHKEHYLRGRTMEDLEKHLRDGLSHVGAHAEASHETELDGLRGLLDVAHDGDVVAVMTHSHQAELHAWLLEHGATTDGPREIRRKVRAARGSGDAPIDSVPDEARDDVRIAIDALERAASHDTSPSVFGDMATSLKALLESP, encoded by the coding sequence ATGACTCCTGAACCGGCGCACGCGCGAGTCGAGTTGCTCGGCAACCGTGTTCTCGATGGCCCCAACCTCTACTTCACCCGTCAGGCGATCAAGACGACCCTCGACCTGGGGGCGTGGTGCGCGGCCCCCGAGGAGACAGTCTCCGCTGCGTTTCGGGCCCTCGATTCCCGCCGCCCCAAGATCGGCGAACCAGGCGGGCCCGTGCGCGACCGGTGCGTCATGCGCCTCGCGGAGGTCGTGACGCGTCAGATCGCTCAACTGAGCGGCACGGGCCGTCTTGGCGTGCGCGTGCGCCACGGGGAGGAGCCGGGCGAGTACGTCGTCGCCTTCCCGTGGAACCGGCGCGAACGTGGCCGTGCACTGGGGCGCGCCATCGCGCGTGCCCTCGACGATCTGCTCGACACCGAGCGCGCGAACGGCGCCTGTGTGCGCGCCGCCGCCGACGTGAGAGACGCCGAGCAGGGACCGCGCGAGACGCTGCCGCGGCCGCGCGTCCCCGTCATCTCGATCACCGGCACGAACGGCAAGACGACGACGACGCGCCTCGTCGCGCACATCGCGATGACGGCCGGGCGCACGACGGCGTGGAGCTCGACGGACGGCGTCCTCGTCATGGGTGAGCACATCGAGCATGGCGACTACTCCGGCCCGGCCGGCGCGCAGGCCGTCCTCGCGACGCCGGGGCTCGAGGTCGCGGTGCTCGAGACCGCGCGCGGCGGGTTGCTCAACCGCGGCATGGGCGTGCCGTACAACGACGTCAGCGTCGTCACGAACGTCACGTCCGACCACCTCGGCAGCGGCGGCATCAACACCGTCGACCAGCTCGCCGAGGTCAAGGCGATCATCACGAAGGTGACGCGACCCTCCGGCTGGTGCGTGCTCAACGGGGACGACCCGCGCGTGTGGGCGATGCGCGTCGGCACCCCCGCCCAGCTCGTCGCGTTCACTCTCGACCCCAACGCCCCCTGCATCCGCGAGGTGCGCGCGGCGCGCGGCAAGGCGTTCACCGTCATCGACGGCTTCATCGCGTGCATCGAGGACGGCGGCATCGACATGCTCGTCAGCCTCGACGACGTACCGATGACGCTCGCCGGGCTGTCGCGCCACAACGTCGCCAACGCGCTCGCGGGAGCAGCGGGGGCGCTCGCGCTTGGCCTGCCGCGCAGCGCCGTCGTCCAGGGCCTCAAGACCTTCGCGCCCGACGCGACGCTCAACCCGGGGCGCATGAACGTCTACAGCCTCCCGCTCGGGGCAGATCAGCAAGCGAGCGTGATCGTCGACATGGCGCACAACGAAGGTGGCCTCGAGGCCCTGCTCGACGTCGGCCGCGGCCTAGTCGCGCCCGGCTCGCGGCTGCTGCTCGGCCTCGGCACCGGCGGCGATCGCAGCGACGAGATCCTCGTCGCCCTCGGCGAACTCGCCGGGCGCGGCGCCGACGTCGTCCACGTCGTGCACAAGGAGCACTACCTGCGCGGTCGCACGATGGAGGACCTCGAGAAGCACCTGCGCGATGGGCTGTCGCATGTGGGCGCGCACGCGGAGGCGAGCCACGAGACCGAACTCGACGGTCTGCGTGGCTTGCTCGACGTTGCCCACGACGGTGACGTCGTCGCCGTCATGACGCACAGCCACCAGGCCGAACTGCACGCGTGGCTGCTCGAGCACGGCGCGACGACGGACGGCCCACGCGAGATCCGCCGCAAGGTGCGGGCCGCCCGCGGCAGCGGCGACGCCCCCATCGATTCGGTGCCCGACGAGGCACGCGACGACGTCCGTATCGCCATCGACGCGCTCGAACGAGCGGCGTCGCACGACACGTCACCGAGTGTCTTCGGCGACATGGCGACGAGCCTCAAGGCACTGCTCGAGTCGCCCTGA